The following coding sequences are from one Pigmentibacter sp. JX0631 window:
- a CDS encoding type II secretion system F family protein has protein sequence MPMYSYKGQNARTGKKLKAYIEAESPKDAKQKLKKQGIYVLELKIDSRASAAEGKSGIIAMLNRKPPKPEDIANATKQFAILLRSAVDINDALRAIADQVENDELKSVYVKMRELVSEGKSLSDAHKNFPKVFSSIYTNMIAAAEKAGALPLVMQRLSEFINYQIEIKRKVVGALTYPALMVVMAIAVVIYLFVKVMPQMTKSFTTLKVTLPWYTVLMNDISNWMQDWWLICVVFLGLAIFGTYSWSKTEKGRQKLDTIMYTAPVVGPLIQKVTISRFSKTLSTILSSGVRIVEGLQLTRKVVGNSVMEKALDDAIVKVQDGDKLATALERTGKFPTMVIHMLKTGEKTGQLEEMLVNISNVYDDDVNNQIVVTTRLIEPAMMIFMAGVVFVMVMSVIGPMMAAMNQLH, from the coding sequence ATGCCTATGTATTCTTACAAAGGGCAAAATGCACGCACTGGGAAAAAATTAAAAGCATATATTGAAGCAGAATCACCTAAAGATGCAAAACAAAAATTAAAGAAACAAGGCATTTATGTTCTCGAATTAAAAATTGATAGCAGAGCAAGTGCAGCTGAAGGAAAATCAGGCATTATTGCAATGCTAAATCGAAAACCTCCAAAACCAGAGGACATTGCCAACGCCACAAAACAATTTGCTATTTTGTTACGTTCAGCAGTTGATATCAATGATGCTTTGCGCGCAATTGCTGATCAAGTAGAAAATGATGAATTGAAATCTGTATATGTAAAAATGCGCGAACTTGTATCGGAAGGAAAATCGTTATCAGACGCACATAAAAATTTCCCAAAAGTTTTTTCGTCAATCTATACCAACATGATTGCTGCTGCAGAAAAAGCTGGTGCGTTACCTTTAGTAATGCAAAGATTATCTGAATTTATCAACTATCAAATAGAAATAAAAAGAAAAGTTGTAGGAGCGTTAACTTATCCTGCACTTATGGTTGTCATGGCAATAGCTGTTGTCATTTATTTATTTGTAAAAGTTATGCCACAAATGACAAAGTCTTTTACTACCTTAAAAGTTACATTACCTTGGTATACCGTTTTAATGAATGATATATCTAATTGGATGCAAGATTGGTGGCTCATTTGTGTTGTGTTTTTAGGTCTTGCCATCTTTGGTACTTATTCTTGGTCAAAAACCGAAAAAGGTCGACAGAAACTTGATACTATTATGTACACAGCACCTGTGGTTGGACCTCTGATTCAAAAAGTAACAATATCTCGTTTCTCAAAAACTCTTTCTACTATTTTGTCTAGCGGCGTAAGAATAGTTGAGGGATTACAACTTACAAGAAAAGTTGTGGGTAATAGTGTAATGGAAAAAGCTTTGGATGATGCTATTGTTAAAGTTCAAGACGGAGATAAACTAGCTACTGCTCTTGAAAGAACTGGAAAATTTCCAACTATGGTCATCCACATGTTAAAAACAGGCGAAAAAACAGGGCAACTTGAAGAAATGCTTGTTAATATTTCCAATGTTTATGATGATGATGTAAACAATCAAATTGTTGTAACAACTCGCTTGATCGAACCAGCAATGATGATTTTTATGGCAGGCGTAGTCTTTGTTATGGTGATGTCGGTCATAGGTCCAATGATGGCAGCGATGAATCAGTTGCACTGA
- a CDS encoding ATPase, T2SS/T4P/T4SS family, giving the protein MATEQTNLTVEDAAKLILSKIKVNPEQFSTTEFSSKNRNLEDILFNDFKVPQSNIEEAMLEQQATNRTLSEILIENELIHEVDMLKALSIHLNLEFRENFPFHEIDPKLIEKLNISFCLQHMFVPISEDELNVTVAVANPLDTVSIDDLRVLLNKNIKRVVAPKDLVEAAINNVFERQELVDQNKGLTATSDDDIDGIEGLDVAHNLLQDNEEAPVRKEVTAIIRRSITEKASDIHIEPFEDRVSVRFRVDGRLREVRVIPKKYQSSVSTRIKILAKLNIAESRLPQDGRITLKVGTREIDVRVSTLPIKFGERIVLRILDKSGGLPNLEDIGMPKALLKSFKQVVNQKHGIVLVTGPTGSGKTTTLASALMHINKPDVSIITVEDPVEIQLPGVSQVEVNDKAGLTFAAALRSILRQNPNIILIGEIRDSETAQIAVQASITGHLVFSTLHTNDTAASVTRLVDFGIEPFQITTAVVAILAVRLVRRVCPNCKEQTQHTAEELSLLGLSPKQTTGKVFYKAREGGCSNCKNNGYAGRIGIYELLVFDEHVRNFVLKSSDGASLKKMCVQRGMKTLRDSAHERFLNGETTLEEALYATQSEHEQEEVK; this is encoded by the coding sequence ATGGCAACTGAACAAACAAATTTAACAGTTGAAGATGCGGCAAAGCTCATTTTATCTAAAATTAAAGTGAATCCGGAGCAATTTTCTACGACAGAATTTTCTTCCAAAAACAGAAATTTAGAAGATATTTTATTCAATGATTTTAAAGTACCACAAAGTAATATTGAAGAAGCTATGCTTGAACAGCAAGCAACTAATCGGACATTAAGTGAAATACTTATAGAAAACGAACTTATTCACGAAGTAGATATGCTAAAAGCATTGTCTATTCACTTAAATTTAGAATTCCGAGAAAATTTTCCGTTTCATGAAATCGATCCTAAATTAATAGAAAAATTAAATATTAGTTTTTGTTTACAACATATGTTTGTCCCTATTTCAGAAGATGAACTTAACGTAACAGTCGCGGTGGCAAATCCTCTAGATACAGTCAGTATTGATGATTTACGAGTATTGTTAAATAAAAATATTAAAAGAGTGGTTGCTCCAAAAGATTTAGTAGAAGCCGCTATAAATAATGTTTTTGAAAGACAAGAACTTGTTGATCAAAATAAAGGGTTAACGGCAACTTCTGACGACGACATAGATGGAATTGAAGGACTCGATGTTGCTCATAATCTTTTACAAGATAATGAAGAAGCACCTGTTAGAAAAGAAGTAACAGCGATTATTCGCCGTAGTATTACAGAAAAAGCTTCGGATATTCATATTGAACCCTTTGAAGACCGCGTATCTGTTCGCTTTCGTGTAGATGGTAGATTGCGTGAAGTTCGAGTCATTCCAAAAAAATACCAATCGAGTGTCTCAACACGTATCAAAATTTTAGCTAAATTAAATATTGCTGAAAGTCGTTTACCACAAGACGGACGTATTACTTTAAAAGTTGGTACTCGGGAAATTGATGTGCGGGTAAGTACTTTGCCAATTAAATTTGGTGAACGAATTGTGTTACGTATTTTGGATAAATCCGGTGGTCTGCCAAATTTAGAAGATATTGGCATGCCAAAAGCATTACTGAAAAGCTTTAAGCAAGTTGTTAATCAAAAACATGGAATAGTATTAGTCACTGGACCAACAGGTTCGGGTAAAACGACAACACTGGCTTCTGCCTTAATGCATATTAATAAACCAGATGTTAGCATTATCACTGTTGAAGATCCTGTGGAAATTCAATTACCCGGTGTAAGTCAAGTAGAAGTAAATGACAAAGCGGGTCTGACATTCGCAGCCGCTTTACGTTCTATTTTACGGCAAAACCCAAATATTATTTTAATTGGTGAAATTCGTGACTCCGAAACAGCACAAATTGCAGTGCAAGCTTCTATCACGGGTCACTTGGTATTTAGCACTTTACATACTAATGATACAGCTGCATCTGTCACACGTTTGGTTGATTTCGGCATTGAACCTTTTCAAATTACAACTGCCGTTGTGGCCATCTTAGCCGTGAGACTTGTCAGACGTGTCTGCCCTAATTGTAAAGAACAAACGCAACATACGGCTGAAGAATTAAGTTTATTAGGATTATCACCAAAACAAACAACCGGAAAAGTATTTTATAAAGCACGTGAAGGCGGCTGTAGTAATTGTAAAAATAACGGTTATGCTGGCCGTATTGGGATCTATGAATTACTTGTATTTGATGAACATGTACGAAATTTTGTCTTAAAAAGCTCAGATGGTGCCAGTTTGAAAAAAATGTGCGTGCAAAGAGGCATGAAAACTCTCCGTGATTCAGCTCATGAACGCTTTTTAAATGGTGAAACAACTTTAGAAGAAGCACTATATGCTACGCAATCCGAACACGAACAAGAAGAGGTGAAATAG
- a CDS encoding type II secretion system protein GspG: MKIKNFLRVKKDLNGQAGFSLMEIIIVVAIIGTLMGIIVARISGSNEQAKSGITDTKAYTLQSKLIQFQLAQGKFPTTGQGLQALTSNPGAPIASEDDLKDGWGNPFEYKLTPKGPLIISNGPEGTANSAASLCYLNGKKVDCKSGEAGAQN, from the coding sequence ATGAAAATAAAAAATTTTTTACGTGTGAAAAAAGATTTAAATGGCCAAGCTGGATTTTCCTTGATGGAAATTATTATCGTGGTTGCCATTATTGGTACTTTAATGGGAATCATAGTTGCGCGTATTTCCGGAAGTAACGAACAAGCAAAATCAGGTATTACCGATACCAAAGCTTATACTTTGCAATCTAAATTAATTCAGTTTCAATTAGCACAAGGAAAATTTCCAACAACTGGCCAGGGTTTACAAGCATTAACCTCAAATCCAGGAGCTCCTATTGCATCTGAAGATGACTTAAAAGATGGCTGGGGTAATCCTTTTGAATATAAATTAACACCAAAGGGACCACTTATCATTTCCAATGGACCTGAAGGCACAGCGAACAGTGCAGCATCACTTTGTTACCTTAATGGAAAAAAAGTAGATTGTAAGTCGGGTGAAGCAGGAGCACAAAACTGA
- a CDS encoding type II secretion system protein, giving the protein MQRVLGKKNNQHGFSLFEIIIVLALIGTIAVVIIPNLKLSVDSQMSTSLRNLTGQIRSAYDDAIFSGRIHRMVFDIKNGEFWVEQAPLGYEGRPPILDSESESESLKKRDKRAEVLKVLDDKYKDLSDRPMPTTSGESKNYSIRSIAVVQRKVLKPIDWKEINDAVIYRQKLSSGIIFAQVLSSISAKKFDYVEIQSNSDKTKKEFAYIYFLPNGTATSTSIKLAMANKDNPNTISETGPKYTLNLNSLTGECNLLEGFQDANFSLPKR; this is encoded by the coding sequence ATGCAAAGAGTTTTAGGAAAAAAAAACAATCAACACGGATTTTCTCTTTTTGAGATTATTATTGTTTTAGCTTTAATAGGAACAATTGCTGTTGTCATTATTCCTAATTTAAAGCTTTCCGTGGACTCCCAAATGTCTACAAGTTTAAGAAATTTAACAGGCCAAATACGTAGCGCCTATGATGATGCTATATTTTCCGGCAGAATACACCGGATGGTTTTTGATATCAAAAATGGTGAATTTTGGGTAGAACAAGCTCCCCTTGGCTATGAAGGTAGACCTCCCATACTAGATTCTGAATCAGAATCAGAAAGCCTCAAAAAAAGAGATAAAAGAGCGGAAGTATTGAAAGTATTAGATGATAAATACAAAGATCTTTCCGACAGACCAATGCCAACTACATCAGGCGAAAGTAAAAATTATTCCATACGGAGCATTGCAGTTGTGCAACGAAAAGTATTGAAGCCCATTGATTGGAAGGAAATAAATGATGCTGTTATTTATCGCCAAAAACTTTCAAGTGGAATCATTTTTGCTCAAGTTCTTTCAAGTATATCAGCAAAAAAATTTGACTATGTAGAAATTCAATCTAATTCAGACAAAACAAAAAAAGAATTTGCCTACATTTATTTTTTACCTAATGGAACAGCAACGTCTACTTCAATAAAACTTGCAATGGCAAATAAAGATAATCCAAATACAATCAGTGAAACTGGCCCAAAATATACTTTAAATCTAAATTCACTGACTGGTGAGTGTAATTTGCTAGAAGGTTTTCAAGATGCAAATTTTTCGTTACCTAAAAGATAA
- a CDS encoding SpoIIE family protein phosphatase, with protein MSSITIEDIVKKWTQKLTNMIKYLYIFVGFVIFVGLLANYLIPNLLFNILVILIIIISGFFIFIISDKVQQLMLEWHEEFTSPTEKLLQTIQMVSMQKLDLLPEEQLDSFTSESHLKLLEVARGILEHQRFIDQVVDNMFEMMFLLNQDGIIMKANKSACETTHFSQADLIGQHIRKLFPHAESLVDYYLELEIQFTTQGFVKDVEVFVQTSEGELLPFSINGVKIESTTGVLLGYTMIAKNQAETVRLFNQVNKSNYELGRANEELAKRYDQIKKEIEEKEGQRRTLEMELATSQLVQKTFLPQIAPEHPNVDCAGTAIPAAFCGGDWWNTITLKDKFFVFIADVTGHGTASAMVTAAISGYFVSVKSKLFAGENLDVDDILQGFDTVLSSMGHSDVSYNMTCFSCVFDFEKKVIRYANAGHNFPLVVKADKKVETLIASGNRLGNIGATRIDNKVFEKKELPLIGGEFIFFYTDGLIENKNDKDEEYGKRRLRKFIEKNYTKTSSEFVSLLLQDSLEFYGAGKALEDDITMVVVRVKQP; from the coding sequence TTGAGTTCAATTACCATTGAAGACATTGTGAAAAAATGGACTCAAAAACTTACAAATATGATAAAATATTTATACATATTTGTAGGCTTCGTTATTTTTGTTGGACTTCTTGCAAATTATTTAATCCCTAATTTATTATTTAACATTTTAGTCATATTAATTATTATTATAAGCGGATTTTTTATCTTTATTATCTCTGATAAAGTTCAGCAATTGATGCTCGAATGGCATGAAGAATTTACCAGTCCGACAGAAAAACTTCTCCAAACCATACAAATGGTTTCAATGCAAAAATTAGATTTACTACCTGAGGAACAATTAGACAGTTTTACATCAGAGTCACATTTAAAATTACTGGAAGTGGCTCGAGGAATTTTGGAGCATCAAAGATTTATCGACCAAGTTGTTGATAACATGTTTGAAATGATGTTCTTATTAAATCAAGACGGGATAATCATGAAAGCTAATAAATCAGCTTGTGAAACAACACATTTTTCGCAAGCCGATTTAATTGGACAACATATTAGGAAACTTTTTCCGCACGCTGAAAGCCTTGTTGATTATTATTTGGAACTTGAAATTCAATTTACCACTCAAGGTTTTGTAAAAGACGTAGAAGTTTTTGTCCAAACTTCAGAAGGCGAGCTTCTCCCTTTTTCAATTAATGGGGTAAAAATTGAAAGTACTACTGGAGTTTTATTAGGTTATACGATGATTGCAAAAAACCAAGCCGAAACCGTTCGTCTTTTTAACCAAGTGAATAAAAGTAACTATGAGCTTGGTAGAGCAAATGAAGAGCTAGCAAAACGCTATGATCAAATTAAAAAAGAAATTGAAGAAAAAGAAGGGCAAAGAAGAACTTTGGAAATGGAATTAGCGACTAGTCAACTTGTCCAAAAAACATTTTTGCCACAAATTGCCCCAGAACATCCTAATGTTGATTGTGCCGGAACTGCAATTCCTGCCGCTTTTTGTGGTGGAGATTGGTGGAACACAATAACATTAAAGGATAAATTCTTTGTTTTTATCGCTGATGTGACGGGACATGGTACTGCAAGTGCGATGGTGACTGCTGCTATATCTGGTTATTTTGTTTCAGTTAAGAGCAAACTTTTTGCAGGTGAAAACCTTGATGTGGATGACATTTTACAAGGATTTGATACAGTGCTTTCTAGTATGGGACATAGTGATGTTAGTTACAACATGACTTGCTTCTCTTGTGTCTTCGATTTCGAAAAGAAAGTAATACGTTATGCGAATGCTGGGCATAATTTCCCCTTAGTAGTGAAAGCTGATAAAAAAGTTGAAACTCTTATTGCTAGTGGTAATAGACTCGGAAATATCGGAGCAACTCGTATTGACAATAAAGTATTTGAAAAAAAAGAACTTCCTTTGATTGGGGGAGAATTTATTTTCTTTTATACTGATGGTTTAATTGAAAATAAAAATGATAAAGATGAGGAATATGGCAAACGCAGACTTAGAAAATTTATCGAAAAGAATTATACTAAAACAAGTTCAGAATTTGTTTCCTTATTATTACAAGACAGCCTTGAATTTTATGGTGCGGGTAAAGCGCTTGAAGATGATATTACTATGGTCGTTGTTAGAGTTAAACAACCTTAA
- the gspD gene encoding type II secretion system secretin GspD — MNQKKLKVLKTKTLGRHSNVLHLVLVGTTSLGIVLSPSLLAQTSPSSPPKAPTSSNSQTSKTKAPTPPQNSEQTSPGKKSPADAIPHGQELVSIDFPNGANLSDIIKTIGMWTNKNFVLAQGVAGSSRISIISPEKVTKEEAYQAFLSALNISGFTTVDTGSVVKILPIANAKSSNIKTYYGENWSPSTDEIINQVIPLRYIDANTVINQLRPLLGITQYAAFTTTNSLILTDTGNRIRRILEVIKLLDSKSNQPIVSIIPINYMDAKDTVTKVNEIFGNRNGPSLSVQKVLADERTNSVILVGPSSGLDDVARFIQRIDKPSQDQNSQTMVRVRPLDYADSEKLAQTLQALTQGSNKQNNNTFRPAFYPTPMNIPGAPNSPAQPGQAVADLNGVKVTADKPTNSLVIQGSKSAFDELDNIIAQLDKRRAQVYVEANIIDLRVNNDFNWAPSALAGSVTGNGYTVPFGFNVAQGGPLFFSQTGQTADPSSLAGSLGKGDAILGLMSNSPINIGPFSLTPGALLFALKTDSNSNILQTPSMIVSDNEQALFSSNEEYSVTTKTNNPNGSGIIDTTTKYTVSTELKVTPQISRADFVTMKINLKLDDAPATSTGAPNPISKRSAESVLIVQNGQTAVIGGITKEKTVVEDKKVPLLGDIPILGWLFKTSRNGKEKVNLNLFITPHIVRNSEDLEKIYQQKIKDRDAFLKAFYGEKFKKQDFYSRLPTEEDGKAPPPYKSDEEANKSNQDNSQNQHDQLPKKVQLPSEDPNPINAPSSNQSGGGFGFPQPSAPPPPPPFNN, encoded by the coding sequence ATGAATCAGAAGAAGTTAAAAGTTTTAAAAACAAAAACGCTAGGAAGACATTCAAATGTCCTTCATTTGGTATTGGTCGGTACAACTAGTTTAGGAATAGTATTGAGCCCCTCTTTGCTTGCACAGACGTCTCCATCTTCTCCTCCTAAAGCACCTACTTCAAGTAATTCACAAACAAGCAAAACTAAAGCACCAACTCCTCCCCAAAATTCTGAGCAAACTAGTCCTGGAAAAAAATCTCCTGCCGATGCTATTCCGCACGGACAAGAATTAGTGAGCATAGATTTCCCAAATGGTGCTAATTTAAGCGATATTATTAAAACAATCGGTATGTGGACAAACAAAAACTTTGTGTTAGCACAAGGTGTTGCAGGATCTTCACGTATTTCTATAATTTCGCCTGAAAAAGTAACAAAAGAGGAAGCGTATCAAGCATTTTTGAGCGCGTTAAATATTTCAGGTTTTACAACTGTAGACACAGGATCTGTGGTAAAAATTCTACCAATTGCAAATGCAAAATCGTCTAATATTAAAACTTACTACGGCGAAAATTGGTCACCTTCAACGGACGAAATTATAAATCAGGTTATCCCGTTACGTTATATTGATGCCAATACCGTTATCAATCAATTAAGACCATTGCTGGGTATTACTCAATATGCTGCATTTACGACAACAAATTCCTTAATTTTAACTGACACTGGTAATAGAATCAGAAGAATTTTAGAGGTAATTAAGTTATTGGATTCCAAATCTAATCAACCTATTGTTTCGATAATTCCAATTAACTATATGGATGCAAAAGATACAGTAACAAAAGTAAATGAAATTTTTGGCAATAGAAATGGTCCCTCTTTAAGCGTGCAAAAAGTTTTAGCCGATGAGCGCACGAATTCTGTTATTTTAGTGGGACCATCCAGTGGGTTGGATGATGTAGCGCGCTTTATCCAACGGATAGACAAACCATCACAAGATCAAAACTCTCAAACGATGGTTCGTGTTAGACCTTTAGACTACGCTGATTCAGAAAAATTAGCCCAAACTTTACAAGCGTTAACTCAGGGATCAAATAAACAAAATAATAATACCTTTCGCCCAGCCTTTTATCCTACACCAATGAATATCCCTGGAGCCCCAAATTCTCCAGCTCAACCAGGTCAAGCGGTTGCAGATCTCAACGGAGTTAAAGTAACAGCTGATAAGCCCACAAATTCTTTGGTGATCCAAGGAAGCAAATCTGCTTTTGATGAACTGGATAATATCATTGCGCAACTAGATAAAAGACGGGCGCAAGTTTATGTTGAAGCAAATATTATCGATTTAAGAGTAAATAATGATTTTAATTGGGCACCTTCTGCTTTGGCAGGTTCTGTGACAGGTAATGGTTATACAGTTCCCTTTGGTTTTAACGTAGCACAAGGGGGGCCTCTCTTTTTCTCCCAAACAGGTCAAACCGCCGATCCTTCAAGTCTTGCTGGCTCTTTAGGAAAAGGAGATGCCATTTTAGGTTTGATGAGCAATAGTCCTATAAACATTGGACCTTTTAGCTTAACACCGGGTGCGTTATTGTTTGCCCTAAAAACAGATTCTAATTCCAATATTTTGCAAACACCTAGTATGATTGTTTCAGATAATGAACAAGCTTTATTTTCTTCAAATGAAGAATACAGTGTAACAACTAAAACCAATAATCCAAACGGTAGCGGCATAATAGATACTACTACAAAATATACGGTTTCAACGGAATTAAAAGTAACCCCACAAATTTCCAGAGCCGATTTTGTGACCATGAAAATCAATTTAAAACTTGACGATGCTCCAGCAACGTCAACAGGCGCACCGAATCCAATAAGTAAACGCTCAGCCGAATCTGTTCTGATAGTCCAAAACGGACAAACAGCTGTCATAGGTGGTATTACCAAAGAAAAAACTGTGGTTGAAGATAAAAAAGTTCCTTTACTAGGTGACATTCCAATTTTAGGTTGGTTATTTAAAACATCACGAAATGGTAAAGAAAAAGTAAATTTAAATTTATTTATTACCCCACATATTGTGAGAAATTCAGAAGATCTCGAAAAAATATACCAACAAAAAATAAAAGACCGTGACGCATTTTTAAAAGCGTTTTACGGTGAAAAATTTAAAAAGCAAGATTTCTATTCTCGCTTACCGACTGAAGAAGATGGAAAAGCACCACCACCTTACAAAAGTGATGAAGAAGCAAACAAAAGCAACCAAGATAATTCCCAGAATCAGCATGATCAATTGCCCAAAAAGGTGCAATTACCAAGTGAAGATCCCAATCCAATCAATGCGCCTTCAAGCAATCAAAGTGGAGGAGGGTTTGGCTTTCCGCAACCTTCAGCACCACCACCACCGCCGCCGTTTAATAATTAA
- a CDS encoding PDZ domain-containing protein, with protein MIHLLTKLKYKITSSDVSIPPAEKITPFLYVITGIICSIGIVHTFYIYFGKSLNKKIAPSIAKPMNEGQKNSFDLSAIISRNIFNLKGIIPDAESDGSRACSLEPFKSSLPYKISGILFGGTSETSLVVFEGSGNGIFKLGDHLPQGGTLHAIEKNRIFVVNKNCPEYIDLISELPKDPRLSRSPQNASGASFKEDGFERNGNTTTATKQWVNNILTNDFAKTLEEAKASPNIVGGQVKGFVITNITQNSVYAKLGLRDGDIVSTINGIELNDAARAIQTLNSMRNENTIEMQIIRGGQTISFKVNVQ; from the coding sequence ATGATCCATCTGTTAACAAAACTAAAATATAAAATTACTTCGTCAGATGTCAGCATTCCACCTGCTGAGAAGATAACGCCGTTTCTTTACGTTATTACAGGTATTATCTGCTCAATAGGAATAGTTCATACTTTTTATATCTATTTTGGCAAATCATTAAATAAAAAAATAGCTCCTTCAATTGCGAAACCTATGAATGAAGGGCAAAAAAACTCCTTTGATTTATCTGCTATTATCTCAAGAAATATATTTAATTTAAAAGGTATTATTCCTGACGCAGAAAGTGATGGCAGTCGAGCATGCTCGTTAGAACCTTTTAAATCTTCATTACCTTATAAAATTTCTGGGATTTTATTTGGTGGGACTTCTGAAACAAGTTTAGTTGTTTTTGAAGGTTCAGGAAATGGCATATTTAAATTGGGAGATCATTTACCACAGGGTGGTACGTTACATGCAATTGAAAAAAATAGAATATTTGTAGTTAATAAAAATTGTCCTGAATATATTGATCTTATTTCCGAGCTCCCAAAAGATCCTAGGCTTTCTCGCTCTCCCCAAAATGCTTCTGGAGCTTCATTCAAAGAAGACGGTTTCGAACGCAATGGAAATACAACGACCGCTACCAAACAGTGGGTAAATAATATTTTAACCAATGATTTTGCCAAAACTCTTGAAGAAGCCAAAGCGAGTCCGAATATCGTCGGAGGACAGGTTAAGGGATTTGTTATTACTAATATTACTCAAAATAGTGTCTATGCAAAACTAGGTTTAAGAGATGGCGATATTGTTTCAACTATTAATGGAATTGAACTAAATGATGCTGCAAGAGCCATTCAAACATTAAATTCCATGCGAAACGAGAATACTATTGAAATGCAAATCATTCGCGGTGGCCAAACAATTTCATTTAAAGTGAACGTCCAATGA